One window from the genome of Halococcus saccharolyticus DSM 5350 encodes:
- a CDS encoding ATP-binding protein, translating to MSSPELDVVEFLLTTRAYNEHRERDAEDLPPRYRTVFFADGGIERPLATSEEQTAAATGVDDPWAAVSGLMFTDRDDFAETLSLSEPDMAEEWFVDRIDADRLATNPTLAAVFEERENVPEVDYEQSREANRPMRADRVWIDSLLEEYFDDEEDEEMLDLVDVRAPEEVDMTLDDLVLTADQENEIVKIMKAIEHREYLAGIGLREIGKLLLVGPPGTGKTTTARALAHELDLPFVEVKLSMVTSQYLGETAKNVEKTFEIAKRLSPCILFMDEFDFVAKTRNSDEHAALKRAVNTLLKSIDEVSLIEDDVLLIGATNHPDQLDAAAWRRFDEIVNFPKPDVEMRADILQVVTQEMDIADFDPLELAADTEGLTGSDLRLVLREAVLDALTEERTTLTQDDLMEAVRDFEERDSLKDLDMIEGDHDALVAGGDISADGGSDTDTTDHSHDHDADGHTHEH from the coding sequence ATGAGCAGCCCGGAACTGGACGTCGTCGAATTCCTGCTCACGACACGCGCCTACAACGAGCACCGCGAACGCGACGCCGAGGACCTCCCGCCGCGCTATCGCACCGTCTTCTTCGCCGATGGCGGAATCGAGCGCCCGCTCGCAACGAGCGAGGAGCAGACGGCGGCTGCCACCGGCGTCGACGATCCGTGGGCCGCGGTGTCGGGGCTGATGTTCACCGATCGCGACGACTTCGCCGAGACGCTCTCGCTTTCGGAGCCCGACATGGCCGAGGAGTGGTTCGTCGACCGGATCGACGCCGATCGACTCGCCACGAACCCGACGCTCGCAGCCGTCTTCGAGGAGCGCGAGAACGTCCCCGAAGTCGACTACGAACAGTCACGCGAGGCGAACCGCCCGATGCGCGCCGACCGGGTCTGGATCGACAGCCTCCTCGAAGAGTACTTCGACGACGAGGAAGACGAGGAGATGCTCGATCTCGTCGACGTGCGCGCGCCAGAGGAGGTCGACATGACGCTCGACGACCTCGTGCTCACGGCCGATCAGGAGAACGAGATCGTGAAGATCATGAAGGCGATCGAACACCGCGAGTACCTCGCGGGGATCGGCCTGCGCGAGATCGGGAAGCTACTGCTCGTGGGGCCGCCAGGCACCGGCAAGACCACGACCGCACGGGCGCTCGCCCACGAACTCGATCTCCCGTTCGTGGAGGTCAAGCTCTCGATGGTCACCAGCCAGTATCTCGGCGAAACGGCCAAAAACGTCGAGAAGACCTTCGAGATCGCCAAACGGCTCTCGCCGTGTATCCTGTTCATGGACGAGTTCGACTTCGTGGCAAAGACCCGCAATTCGGACGAGCACGCCGCGCTGAAGCGCGCAGTCAACACCCTGCTCAAGTCGATCGACGAGGTCAGCCTGATCGAGGACGACGTGCTTCTGATCGGCGCGACCAACCACCCCGACCAGCTCGACGCGGCGGCGTGGCGGCGGTTCGACGAGATCGTGAACTTCCCGAAGCCCGACGTCGAGATGCGCGCGGACATCCTCCAGGTCGTCACCCAGGAGATGGACATCGCGGACTTCGACCCCCTCGAACTCGCCGCCGACACCGAGGGCCTGACCGGTAGCGACCTTCGACTGGTGCTTCGGGAGGCGGTGCTCGACGCGCTCACTGAAGAACGCACCACGCTGACCCAGGACGATCTCATGGAGGCGGTCCGGGACTTCGAGGAGCGCGACAGCCTGAAAGATCTCGACATGATCGAGGGCGACCACGACGCCCTCGTCGCGGGCGGCGACATCAGCGCCGATGGTGGCAGCGACACCGACACCACCGACCACAGCCACGATCACGACGCCGACGGCCACACCCACGAACACTGA
- a CDS encoding MBL fold metallo-hydrolase: MEVTLLGTGDTTGTPTVGCDCDTCTAARERGVERTRFSVHVRNERTDESLLVDLSPDFRTQFLARDVALLDAAIITHIHFDHLDGLGNAFRLVRDLPVAAANETDPETGESVADTVRRKYDYLDALSITGQEPLEPFELCGFDVTLVPVDHPPLVCYGAVIECETGAKLSITGDTNYAIPDASRERLADPDLLIADAIAPASFCEHHPLGGDHHDSEGVPRTFGTKHMTREGALALADELGAATTRLVHVSHFFSADEAFDDPLAVDGERYRL, from the coding sequence ATGGAGGTCACGCTGCTCGGCACCGGCGACACGACCGGGACTCCGACTGTGGGCTGTGACTGTGACACCTGTACGGCCGCCCGTGAGAGGGGTGTCGAGCGCACTCGGTTTTCCGTTCACGTCCGGAACGAACGCACCGACGAATCGCTGCTTGTCGACCTCAGCCCCGACTTCCGCACCCAGTTTCTCGCCCGCGATGTCGCCCTCCTCGACGCTGCGATCATCACCCACATCCACTTCGACCATCTCGACGGGTTGGGCAACGCTTTTCGGCTGGTTCGCGACCTCCCGGTCGCGGCCGCGAACGAGACCGATCCCGAGACCGGCGAGAGCGTGGCCGACACCGTCCGGCGAAAGTACGACTACCTCGATGCCCTCTCGATCACGGGGCAGGAACCGCTCGAACCGTTCGAGCTGTGTGGGTTCGACGTGACGCTCGTGCCGGTCGACCACCCGCCGCTCGTGTGCTACGGCGCCGTGATCGAGTGCGAGACGGGTGCGAAGCTCTCCATCACCGGCGATACGAACTACGCGATCCCCGACGCGTCCCGCGAACGCCTCGCCGACCCCGACCTCCTGATCGCGGACGCGATCGCCCCGGCGTCGTTCTGCGAACACCACCCGCTCGGCGGCGATCACCACGATTCCGAGGGGGTGCCGCGGACGTTCGGCACCAAACATATGACTCGCGAGGGCGCGCTCGCGCTGGCCGACGAACTCGGCGCGGCGACGACGCGTCTGGTTCACGTCTCGCATTTCTTCTCGGCCGACGAGGCGTTCGATGATCCGCTCGCGGTCGACGGCGAGCGATACCGGCTCTAA
- a CDS encoding ABC transporter permease encodes MSPPVDEKSERATTDGGTAEAAAGTEAEAETTAIRRSSNSFLGDAWVNFKRWNIKAVRNPFVLVVSLAQPIIFLVLFTQVFGQIATGAINQGGGLGTISYETYLVPAIVIQVSLAAAITSGIGLVNDIEEGMFEKVLVTPMNRTAVFVGKTAAEVLRIAAQIAIILGLGVLLGAEIATGIVGALGIIAVGILFSLWFVSLSNSLAVLTKDQESTIIAMNLLQFPLLFLSSAFLPLEALPEWIQTFARYNPITYGVDAARTLMLDVDVMTVLDVTAFSGIWNALVPALAVLAGLDLVLGAIAVYLLSQASSSSAQ; translated from the coding sequence ATGAGCCCGCCAGTCGACGAGAAATCAGAGCGGGCCACGACGGACGGCGGAACCGCCGAAGCGGCGGCCGGAACCGAAGCCGAGGCCGAGACGACCGCGATACGACGATCGAGCAACTCGTTTCTCGGCGACGCGTGGGTCAACTTCAAGCGCTGGAACATCAAGGCCGTCCGCAACCCGTTCGTGCTCGTGGTCTCGCTGGCCCAGCCGATCATCTTCCTCGTGCTGTTCACCCAGGTGTTCGGCCAGATCGCGACCGGCGCGATCAATCAGGGCGGTGGCCTCGGCACGATCTCCTACGAGACCTATCTCGTGCCGGCGATCGTGATTCAGGTCTCGCTCGCGGCCGCGATCACCTCCGGAATCGGACTCGTGAACGACATCGAGGAGGGGATGTTCGAGAAGGTGCTCGTCACGCCGATGAACCGCACCGCGGTCTTCGTAGGGAAGACCGCCGCCGAGGTACTCCGGATCGCCGCCCAGATCGCCATCATCCTCGGGTTGGGGGTGCTGCTCGGTGCGGAGATCGCCACCGGGATCGTCGGCGCGCTCGGCATCATCGCGGTCGGGATCCTGTTCTCGCTGTGGTTCGTCTCGCTCTCCAATAGTCTCGCGGTCCTCACGAAAGATCAGGAGTCGACCATCATCGCGATGAACTTGCTCCAGTTCCCGCTGCTCTTTCTCTCCTCGGCGTTCCTCCCGCTCGAAGCACTGCCGGAATGGATTCAGACGTTCGCGCGGTACAACCCGATCACCTACGGTGTGGACGCCGCCCGCACGCTGATGCTCGATGTGGACGTGATGACAGTGCTCGACGTCACGGCCTTCTCGGGCATCTGGAACGCGCTCGTGCCGGCGCTCGCCGTGCTCGCCGGGCTCGATCTCGTGCTCGGCGCGATCGCGGTGTACCTCCTGAGCCAGGCATCGAGTTCGTCGGCACAGTAA
- a CDS encoding ATP-binding cassette domain-containing protein, whose product MRAINAEEVTLTYADGTEAVRGIDLDVSEGEFFGFLGPNGAGKTTAIKTFTTLLRPTSGTVAVNGFDVASEPRAVRESIGYMAQETSVDEELTARENIRFACEAYGVPKAERGDRIDELLDLVDLAEAADKVAEGFSGGMKKRLDAAMALVHQPPLVFLDEPTTGLDPKARNRLWEYFRRINEEGTTIFLTTQYLEEADQLCERIAVILDGEIVATGSPAELKRQVGGEILDIDLDGGENAHERAAGVAADSDLFESEATIETTDEGISVTSRRARQTGTDLLVALRDEGLTVTGFNIRAPTLDDVFLAITGESVDEEDESGATDGVDEASAAEAGPAAAGGEANR is encoded by the coding sequence ATGAGAGCGATCAACGCCGAGGAGGTGACACTGACGTACGCCGACGGCACCGAGGCCGTTCGAGGGATCGATCTCGACGTTTCCGAGGGGGAGTTCTTCGGCTTTCTCGGGCCGAACGGCGCGGGCAAGACCACCGCGATCAAGACGTTCACGACGCTGTTGCGGCCGACGTCGGGAACGGTCGCGGTCAACGGGTTCGACGTCGCGAGCGAGCCGCGGGCCGTCCGCGAGTCGATCGGCTACATGGCCCAGGAGACCAGCGTCGACGAGGAACTCACGGCACGCGAGAACATCCGTTTCGCCTGTGAGGCCTACGGGGTGCCGAAGGCCGAGCGAGGCGATCGGATCGACGAACTCCTCGATCTCGTAGATCTCGCCGAGGCTGCCGACAAGGTGGCCGAAGGATTCTCCGGCGGGATGAAAAAGCGTCTCGACGCTGCGATGGCGCTGGTCCACCAGCCACCGCTCGTGTTCCTCGACGAGCCGACGACGGGGCTCGACCCCAAAGCCAGAAACCGGCTCTGGGAGTACTTCCGCCGGATCAACGAGGAGGGAACGACGATCTTCCTGACTACCCAGTATCTGGAGGAGGCCGATCAGCTCTGTGAGCGGATCGCGGTCATCCTCGACGGTGAGATCGTCGCCACCGGTTCGCCGGCGGAGCTGAAACGGCAGGTCGGCGGCGAGATCCTCGACATCGACCTCGACGGCGGCGAGAACGCTCACGAGCGCGCGGCCGGGGTCGCCGCCGACTCCGATCTCTTCGAGAGCGAGGCGACGATCGAGACAACCGACGAGGGAATCAGCGTCACCTCGCGGCGCGCCCGCCAGACGGGCACCGATCTGCTCGTCGCACTCCGCGACGAGGGTCTCACGGTAACGGGGTTCAACATCCGCGCACCCACCCTCGACGACGTGTTCCTCGCGATCACCGGCGAGTCGGTCGACGAGGAGGACGAGAGCGGCGCAACCGACGGGGTCGACGAGGCGAGCGCTGCCGAAGCGGGCCCCGCGGCCGCCGGCGGAGAGGCGAACCGATGA
- a CDS encoding carotenoid biosynthesis protein, translated as MPSSRRFATITVAVSLGALAHALLTWPRRATVALFVGGALVAFVAEAVVINVGWLEHHIGPKVAGVPLYVLFGWTGAVYVAFRIALLVTDGWTAVVAAGVLATAYDVLTDHRGVAEGHWTYTDDLPGPRHRGVPWWNFAGWFVISVVTTTLAVPFL; from the coding sequence ATGCCCAGTAGTCGTCGTTTCGCGACGATCACCGTCGCGGTCAGTCTCGGTGCGCTCGCACATGCGCTCCTCACCTGGCCACGGCGCGCGACGGTCGCCTTGTTCGTCGGGGGAGCTCTCGTGGCGTTCGTCGCCGAGGCAGTCGTCATCAACGTCGGCTGGCTCGAACACCACATCGGGCCGAAAGTCGCCGGCGTGCCGCTCTACGTCCTCTTCGGGTGGACGGGTGCGGTCTACGTCGCGTTCCGGATCGCACTACTCGTGACCGACGGCTGGACGGCGGTCGTGGCTGCTGGCGTGCTCGCCACGGCGTACGATGTCCTCACCGACCACCGCGGGGTCGCCGAGGGCCACTGGACGTACACCGACGATCTGCCGGGTCCGCGCCATCGGGGCGTACCGTGGTGGAACTTCGCCGGTTGGTTCGTCATCAGCGTTGTCACCACAACGCTCGCCGTACCGTTCCTGTAA
- a CDS encoding TetR/AcrR family transcriptional regulator — protein sequence MAEPDAPDRPAPPPETYEAIMQATYRAFCKHGYADLTTREIAEEFAKSRSLLHYHYDTKQELIVALLDYLLESHPAKAATDEIADPDERLELFIDRGLFGPQEAAFDFWDFHTALLELRLHAHRNDAYREQLDRTIGLITDLLAETIREGIEKGRFHDVDPEETAQFLYDAIDAARIRKITLGHDDAPRRTKHAIETFVLPTLRASDDDR from the coding sequence ATGGCCGAACCGGACGCCCCCGACCGCCCTGCCCCTCCGCCCGAGACCTATGAAGCCATCATGCAGGCGACCTACCGTGCGTTCTGCAAACACGGATACGCCGACCTGACGACCCGCGAGATCGCCGAGGAGTTCGCAAAGAGCCGATCACTCCTCCATTATCACTACGACACCAAACAGGAGCTCATCGTCGCGCTGCTGGATTACTTGCTCGAATCCCATCCGGCGAAGGCAGCGACCGACGAGATCGCAGACCCGGACGAGCGCTTGGAGCTGTTCATCGACCGAGGGCTGTTCGGTCCCCAAGAGGCAGCCTTCGACTTCTGGGACTTCCACACCGCGCTGCTCGAACTCCGGTTGCATGCCCACCGCAACGACGCCTACCGCGAGCAACTCGACCGCACCATCGGCCTCATCACCGACCTCCTCGCCGAGACGATCCGGGAGGGGATCGAGAAGGGTCGTTTCCACGATGTCGATCCGGAGGAAACGGCTCAGTTCCTCTACGACGCCATCGACGCCGCCCGCATCCGGAAGATCACGCTCGGCCACGACGACGCGCCGCGGCGAACCAAGCACGCGATCGAGACGTTCGTCCTCCCGACGCTCCGAGCGTCGGACGACGATCGGTGA
- a CDS encoding pentapeptide repeat-containing protein, protein MGKNKQCTFNTEVRERWGDIEDETWRCPHPSHQQNELCIFHLPPKNKSEQLVAERLVKLVNSDTNSADYYQNNRRKKQFIESKFGTLDLTYTTLSPQDNYPIDFRGSEFGSIDMSNSSVMNEMNFCDTVVNGQTMIWPGDFKGETIFARATFHGQVALVGSTFEDELWFTDATFYGNNNLLSGLNASNARVAWFGRTSFFGPIEFENSDFSTITFGGAQFREPVSFDQCSFDSASFNGAYFYDDVSFDEIESNNGLDFTEPLENEPVNSFMETYREDDDPPGTIFEHVCTLENAYIGGELNISSADFRKGASFDGLEIEGAVSIEDANISSEFSIDSASIEGEAELGGNQYPQQASMKCSDIHHLSIQAVGENQEYVTEFDLSQSAVSAGTLNCSNLVFDLEKSTVGDVKLEPHGTEDLLSHYRFLKTSFEGFDFAAYKRKLSEANWDIVSVSSFSEQQIPHSEYEETFLKAKNAAYQAGDIESGSEFHYREIYHRGSVYWENKEGISDLFNFISNRLYLLTCGYGERPYRVLILFALVVGTVLSISEIPLSSIVYVLPFFSALFVFTLTRTLGG, encoded by the coding sequence ATGGGGAAAAATAAGCAGTGCACCTTTAACACAGAAGTCAGAGAGAGGTGGGGAGACATCGAGGACGAAACTTGGAGATGCCCGCACCCATCCCACCAACAGAACGAACTCTGCATATTCCACCTTCCGCCTAAAAATAAGAGCGAGCAGCTGGTTGCCGAGAGATTAGTTAAGTTAGTAAATAGTGACACTAATTCTGCCGACTACTATCAAAACAATAGGCGGAAAAAGCAATTCATCGAGTCCAAGTTTGGGACTCTTGATCTGACCTATACCACGTTATCTCCACAAGATAACTATCCCATAGATTTCCGTGGCTCCGAATTTGGGTCTATAGATATGTCCAACTCATCAGTGATGAACGAGATGAATTTTTGCGATACCGTTGTGAATGGGCAAACCATGATATGGCCTGGAGATTTCAAAGGCGAGACTATATTCGCGCGTGCTACTTTCCATGGTCAAGTTGCTCTTGTGGGTTCTACGTTTGAAGACGAACTTTGGTTCACGGACGCCACCTTCTATGGGAACAATAATTTGCTTTCGGGCCTTAACGCTAGTAACGCCCGTGTAGCGTGGTTCGGGAGAACATCATTTTTTGGACCCATAGAATTTGAAAATAGCGATTTTTCCACCATCACATTTGGTGGTGCGCAGTTTAGGGAGCCTGTCTCATTTGATCAATGTTCATTTGACTCAGCAAGTTTCAACGGCGCTTATTTTTATGATGATGTTTCTTTTGATGAAATAGAAAGTAACAACGGCCTGGATTTCACTGAACCCCTCGAAAACGAACCAGTTAATAGTTTCATGGAAACATATCGGGAAGATGATGATCCGCCAGGAACCATCTTTGAGCACGTGTGTACCTTAGAAAATGCCTATATCGGAGGCGAACTCAACATATCTTCCGCCGACTTTCGCAAAGGAGCCTCCTTTGACGGGCTTGAGATTGAAGGTGCGGTCAGTATAGAGGATGCAAACATATCATCTGAATTTTCTATAGACTCAGCCAGCATAGAAGGAGAGGCCGAACTAGGCGGAAACCAATACCCTCAACAGGCATCAATGAAATGTTCAGACATTCACCATTTGTCAATACAGGCGGTGGGTGAAAACCAGGAATATGTGACTGAATTTGATCTGAGTCAATCAGCGGTCTCAGCGGGTACCCTCAATTGCTCTAATCTGGTTTTTGATCTGGAAAAATCAACTGTTGGTGACGTAAAACTAGAGCCTCACGGAACAGAGGATCTATTATCACATTATCGATTCTTGAAAACTTCTTTCGAAGGTTTTGATTTTGCTGCATATAAGCGAAAGCTGAGCGAAGCGAATTGGGATATAGTATCTGTTTCAAGTTTTAGCGAGCAGCAAATACCACATTCAGAGTATGAAGAGACCTTTCTTAAGGCGAAAAATGCAGCGTACCAAGCAGGCGATATAGAGTCAGGATCAGAGTTTCACTATCGAGAGATCTACCATCGGGGTAGTGTCTACTGGGAAAACAAGGAAGGAATATCAGATTTGTTTAATTTTATATCTAACCGATTGTATCTATTGACATGCGGTTACGGTGAAAGACCATATCGAGTTCTGATCCTATTTGCCTTGGTGGTTGGGACTGTTCTATCGATTTCTGAGATTCCGTTATCGTCGATCGTGTATGTACTACCCTTTTTCAGCGCTCTCTTTGTGTTTACTTTGACTAGGACGCTGGGTGGGTAA
- a CDS encoding KH domain-containing protein produces the protein MQHVKIPQDRIGVLIGEGGATMREIEERAEVRLDIDSETGAVAIESVGDPMLGLKGPEIVEAIGRGFAPEDALALLDDEMMMLELVDVDAATRNKNDLERKKGRLIGENGRTRELMAELTGAEVVIYGTTVGAIGAPQQVEVVRSAVEMLLDGAPHGAVYSFLERKHNELKQPGMEYHQFTG, from the coding sequence ATGCAACACGTGAAGATTCCGCAGGACCGTATCGGCGTGTTGATCGGCGAGGGCGGTGCGACAATGCGCGAGATCGAAGAGCGCGCAGAGGTCCGTCTCGATATCGATTCCGAAACCGGCGCGGTCGCGATCGAGTCGGTCGGTGACCCCATGCTGGGGCTGAAAGGCCCCGAGATCGTCGAAGCGATCGGCCGCGGGTTCGCACCGGAGGACGCGCTGGCGCTGCTCGACGACGAGATGATGATGCTCGAACTCGTCGATGTCGACGCCGCAACCAGGAACAAGAACGACCTCGAACGCAAGAAAGGGCGACTGATCGGCGAGAACGGCCGGACCCGCGAGCTGATGGCCGAGCTCACCGGGGCGGAAGTCGTGATCTACGGCACGACGGTCGGTGCGATCGGAGCGCCCCAGCAGGTCGAGGTCGTGCGGAGCGCGGTCGAGATGCTGCTCGATGGCGCGCCACACGGCGCGGTCTACTCGTTCCTCGAACGCAAGCACAACGAGCTCAAGCAGCCCGGCATGGAGTACCACCAGTTCACAGGTTGA
- a CDS encoding GNAT family N-acetyltransferase: MAGVTVRQSTPVDVAGIQRVARRGWAAAYGDFLAEGTIDRAMDEWYASERVREQITRGDVAHFVACETGDVSGSVSGERTDPRAVEEQVVGYVGGGIPDTNERERGAVWTFYVDPDWWGEGIGTRLFERELDALRERGASRVTVRVLAANTVGRSFYESQGFEVAETGEDDLFGETRAAVTYARDI, translated from the coding sequence ATGGCCGGCGTCACGGTCCGCCAGTCGACACCCGTGGACGTGGCCGGGATCCAGCGAGTCGCGCGCCGCGGCTGGGCGGCCGCCTACGGCGACTTTCTCGCCGAAGGAACCATCGACCGCGCGATGGACGAGTGGTACGCGAGCGAAAGGGTTCGCGAACAGATCACCCGCGGGGACGTCGCTCACTTCGTCGCGTGTGAGACGGGCGACGTCTCGGGTAGCGTGAGCGGGGAGCGGACCGACCCACGAGCCGTCGAGGAGCAGGTCGTCGGCTACGTCGGCGGCGGGATCCCCGACACGAACGAGCGCGAACGCGGCGCAGTCTGGACGTTCTACGTCGATCCCGACTGGTGGGGCGAGGGGATCGGAACGCGACTGTTCGAGCGCGAACTCGACGCACTTCGAGAGCGAGGAGCGTCCCGCGTCACGGTCCGGGTGCTCGCGGCGAACACGGTCGGACGATCGTTCTACGAGTCTCAGGGATTCGAGGTCGCCGAAACGGGCGAGGACGATCTCTTCGGCGAAACGCGGGCGGCGGTTACGTACGCACGCGACATCTGA